In a single window of the Streptomyces cinnabarinus genome:
- a CDS encoding MHYT domain-containing protein has protein sequence MQGTVDGFSYGLVTPLVAYLMACLGGALGLRCTTRAMLVTRSWRPGWLALGSAVIGSGIWTMHFVAMMGFTVEETPIHYDKPMTFASLAVAVVMVGVGIFIVGYKGARGTALFTGGTITGLGIASMHYLGMAGLQLNGKLEYNTLTVAASVAIAMAAATAALWAAGQVRGFLWSVGASLVMGLAVSGMHYTGMAALSVHLHSTQSATPGDSSAAVLAPMMIGPLAFLLLAGIVVMFDPLMVMGKPDPAVADDGKPGVPAHSARSHTVRHPRLRARRTVDERRSRTPQNR, from the coding sequence ATGCAGGGCACGGTCGACGGATTCAGCTACGGCCTCGTCACACCGCTGGTGGCCTACCTCATGGCCTGCCTCGGTGGCGCCCTCGGTCTCCGCTGCACCACCAGAGCCATGCTCGTCACCCGCTCCTGGCGCCCCGGCTGGCTGGCCCTCGGCTCGGCGGTCATCGGTTCCGGCATATGGACCATGCACTTCGTCGCGATGATGGGGTTCACCGTCGAGGAGACCCCGATCCACTACGACAAGCCCATGACGTTCGCGAGCCTCGCCGTCGCCGTCGTCATGGTCGGCGTCGGGATCTTCATAGTCGGCTACAAGGGCGCCCGCGGCACGGCCCTGTTCACCGGCGGAACCATCACCGGGCTCGGCATAGCCTCCATGCACTACCTGGGCATGGCCGGCCTTCAGCTCAACGGCAAGCTGGAGTACAACACGCTCACCGTCGCCGCCTCCGTCGCCATAGCGATGGCCGCGGCCACCGCCGCCCTGTGGGCCGCCGGACAGGTCCGGGGCTTCCTGTGGAGCGTGGGCGCCAGCCTCGTCATGGGCCTCGCCGTGAGCGGAATGCACTACACCGGCATGGCCGCCCTCAGCGTCCATCTCCACAGCACCCAGAGCGCCACTCCCGGCGACTCGTCCGCGGCCGTGCTCGCGCCCATGATGATCGGCCCGCTCGCCTTCCTGCTGCTGGCCGGAATCGTCGTGATGTTCGACCCGCTGATGGTCATGGGCAAGCCCGACCCGGCCGTCGCCGACGACGGCAAGCCCGGCGTCCCCGCCCACAGCGCCCGCTCGCACACCGTCCGCCACCCCCGGCTCCGGGCCCGCCGCACCGTCGACGAACGCCGCTCCCGCACCCCGCAGAACCGGTGA
- a CDS encoding glycerophosphodiester phosphodiesterase, translating into MHARAVAATTSALLGTAAFLLPTSHAQAGSTGEPPVVLAHRGASAYAPENTLAAVDKAAELGIQWVENDVQRTKDGALVVLHDDNLMRTTDVEEVFPDRAPWKVKDFTAAEIARLDAGSWFGPAYAGARVPTLERYLRRVERNHQKLLLEIKNPVLYPGIERQTLKVLANEGWLDREHVTGRLIVQSFGADTVRTVHDLKPAVRTGFLGTPNVADLPEYAEFTDQINPAHGSISTGYVAAVHAFTGPHGTPLEVFTWTVDTAADARRVAGYGVDGIITNKPDVVRDAVQGG; encoded by the coding sequence ATGCACGCGCGCGCTGTTGCCGCCACGACCTCCGCGCTCCTGGGGACCGCCGCCTTCCTGCTGCCGACATCCCACGCCCAGGCGGGCAGCACCGGCGAGCCGCCGGTGGTCCTCGCCCACCGGGGCGCTTCGGCCTACGCGCCCGAGAACACCCTGGCCGCCGTCGACAAGGCCGCCGAGCTGGGCATCCAGTGGGTCGAGAACGACGTCCAGCGCACCAAGGACGGTGCGCTGGTCGTCCTCCACGACGACAACCTGATGCGCACCACCGACGTGGAGGAGGTCTTCCCGGACCGCGCGCCCTGGAAGGTGAAGGACTTCACCGCCGCGGAGATCGCGCGCCTGGACGCCGGTAGCTGGTTCGGCCCCGCCTACGCGGGCGCGCGCGTGCCGACGCTGGAGCGGTACCTGCGCCGCGTCGAGCGCAACCACCAGAAGCTGCTCCTGGAGATCAAGAACCCCGTCCTGTACCCGGGCATCGAGCGGCAGACCCTGAAGGTGCTGGCCAACGAGGGCTGGCTCGACCGGGAGCATGTGACCGGGCGCTTGATCGTGCAAAGCTTCGGCGCGGACACCGTACGGACCGTCCACGACCTCAAGCCGGCCGTCAGAACCGGGTTCCTCGGCACCCCGAACGTGGCGGACCTGCCCGAGTACGCCGAGTTCACCGACCAGATCAACCCCGCCCACGGCTCGATCTCCACAGGCTATGTCGCCGCCGTGCACGCCTTCACCGGACCGCACGGCACGCCGCTGGAGGTCTTCACCTGGACCGTCGACACCGCGGCCGACGCCCGGCGGGTCGCCGGGTACGGCGTCGACGGGATCATCACCAACAAGCCGGACGTGGTGCGCGACGCCGTGCAAGGGGGGTGA
- a CDS encoding methylated-DNA--[protein]-cysteine S-methyltransferase, whose protein sequence is MDSHGQNEQQVVWAVVGTDIGPLLLAATREGLVNVVFHATDAVRDRALDRLGSRLGRTPVEAPGSPLLAEAIRQVKAYFAGERHDFELPLDWSLISGFNRQVLRELATGVPFGSVVGYGDLAGRVGQPGAAQAVGTAMGANPLPVVVPCHRVVESDGGIGGFGGGLETKRKLLALEGVLPEPLF, encoded by the coding sequence ATGGACAGCCATGGGCAGAACGAGCAGCAGGTCGTGTGGGCCGTCGTCGGCACCGACATCGGCCCGCTGCTGCTGGCCGCGACCCGCGAGGGCCTGGTCAATGTCGTCTTCCACGCCACCGACGCGGTGCGCGACCGGGCCCTTGACCGGCTCGGGTCCCGGCTGGGCCGCACACCGGTCGAGGCGCCCGGCTCCCCGTTGCTCGCCGAGGCGATACGCCAGGTGAAGGCGTACTTCGCGGGCGAGCGGCACGACTTCGAGCTGCCCCTGGACTGGTCGCTGATCTCGGGCTTCAACCGGCAGGTGCTGCGCGAGCTGGCCACCGGCGTGCCCTTCGGCTCGGTCGTCGGCTACGGCGATCTGGCCGGGCGGGTCGGCCAGCCGGGCGCCGCGCAGGCGGTGGGCACGGCGATGGGTGCCAATCCGCTGCCCGTGGTCGTGCCGTGCCACCGGGTCGTGGAGAGCGACGGCGGCATCGGCGGCTTCGGCGGCGGCCTGGAGACCAAGCGAAAGCTGCTCGCACTGGAGGGCGTACTGCCGGAGCCGCTGTTCTGA
- a CDS encoding VOC family protein produces MTDHTARLDHVVLWVSDPIASTEFYEKTLGTEPVRLTEFAEGRVPFPSVRLNEETIIDLMPQTMAARMKMLPSAVKSAGHPVNHVCVALPADAFDALLGRLEGSGVPVSEISHDSFGARGPAKRSFYFRDPDGNVFEARHYD; encoded by the coding sequence ATGACCGACCACACCGCACGACTCGACCATGTCGTCCTCTGGGTGAGCGACCCGATCGCGTCGACCGAGTTCTACGAGAAGACGCTCGGCACGGAGCCCGTGCGGCTCACCGAGTTCGCCGAGGGGCGGGTGCCGTTCCCCTCGGTGCGGCTCAACGAGGAGACCATCATCGACCTGATGCCGCAGACCATGGCGGCACGGATGAAGATGCTCCCCAGCGCCGTGAAGAGCGCGGGACACCCGGTCAACCACGTCTGTGTCGCCCTCCCGGCGGACGCCTTCGACGCGCTGCTCGGCCGCCTGGAGGGCAGCGGGGTGCCGGTCTCGGAGATCTCCCACGACTCCTTCGGCGCCCGCGGCCCGGCCAAGCGCAGCTTCTACTTCCGCGACCCGGACGGCAACGTCTTCGAGGCACGGCACTACGACTAG